In the genome of Gordonia rubripertincta, one region contains:
- a CDS encoding acyl-CoA thioesterase produces the protein MLNEDSGTATTDGYVVKVPVRWSDMDVYQHINHARMVTLLEEARIPWLFLDGRPTAPLRDGCLVADLHVKYQAQLRHSEGPIEVTMFVERLRAVDFTVGYEVRAAGADPASKPAVVASTQLVAFDVAGQRIARLTPEQKDYLNSFRRGDDTSTKQH, from the coding sequence GTGCTCAACGAGGACTCGGGGACCGCGACGACCGACGGCTACGTGGTGAAGGTCCCGGTGCGATGGTCGGACATGGACGTCTATCAGCACATCAACCACGCCCGGATGGTCACGCTGCTCGAGGAGGCGCGTATCCCGTGGCTGTTCCTCGACGGCCGGCCCACCGCGCCGCTGCGGGACGGCTGCCTCGTGGCCGACCTGCACGTGAAGTACCAGGCACAGCTGCGGCACTCCGAGGGGCCGATCGAGGTGACCATGTTCGTCGAGCGCCTGCGCGCCGTCGACTTCACCGTCGGCTACGAGGTCCGCGCGGCCGGGGCCGATCCCGCATCGAAACCGGCGGTCGTCGCCAGCACCCAGCTCGTCGCCTTCGACGTCGCCGGCCAGCGCATCGCACGGCTCACCCCGGAACAGAAGGACTACCTGAACTCGTTCCGCCGCGGCGACGACACGTCCACGAAGCAGCACTGA
- a CDS encoding DUF5130 domain-containing protein, whose amino-acid sequence MASGEVSHANVSAEVAARSAAELPLGAVITNSGRISAARYPGDAPTTPPFSKKDLIALDDTLKAASEKALVRFSVYIGDLDGDLDASARAVLAKAPEPAHGTLIAVSPNTRDVVIVSGSEVSSRVNDRVAALGVTAAVTGFRQGNLIDGLIASLRVMATAAAGG is encoded by the coding sequence GTGGCAAGTGGTGAGGTTTCGCACGCGAACGTGAGTGCAGAGGTCGCGGCCCGTTCGGCTGCCGAGCTGCCGCTCGGCGCCGTGATCACCAACAGCGGACGCATCTCGGCGGCCCGCTACCCGGGTGACGCACCGACGACGCCGCCCTTCAGCAAGAAGGACCTGATCGCCCTCGACGACACCCTGAAGGCCGCGAGCGAGAAGGCTCTCGTGCGCTTCTCGGTCTACATCGGGGATCTCGACGGTGACCTCGACGCGAGCGCCCGCGCCGTTCTGGCGAAGGCTCCCGAGCCCGCCCACGGCACGCTGATCGCGGTGTCGCCGAACACGCGCGACGTCGTCATCGTCTCCGGTAGCGAGGTGTCGAGCCGCGTCAACGACCGCGTCGCCGCACTCGGCGTCACCGCCGCGGTCACTGGCTTCCGTCAGGGCAACCTGATCGACGGCCTCATCGCGTCGCTGCGTGTCATGGCGACTGCCGCCGCCGGAGGCTAG
- the ettA gene encoding energy-dependent translational throttle protein EttA translates to MAEFIYTMKKVRKAHGDKVILDDVTMSFYPGAKIGVVGPNGAGKSSILKIMAGLDQPSNGEAFLDPDATVGILLQEPPLNEEKTVKENVEEGMGEIKVKLDRFNEIAEQLATDYSDELMEEMGKLQEDLDNNDAWDLDSQLEQAMDALRCPPADSPVTHLSGGERRRVALCKLLLQKPDLLLLDEPTNHLDAESVLWLEQFLASYPGAVLAVTHDRYFLDHVAQWICEVDRGKLHPYEGNYSTYLEKKAERLEVQGKKDQKLQKRLKEELAWVRSGSKARQTKNKARLARYEEMAAEAEKTRKLDFEEIQIPTPPRLGDVVVEVSHLDKGFEGRVLIKDLSFTLPRNGIVGVIGPNGVGKTTLFKTIVGLEEPDSGTVKVGETVKLSYVDQTRANIDPKKNVWEVVSDGLDFIEVGQNEMPSRAYVSAFGFKGPDQQKKAEVLSGGERNRLNLALTLKEGGNLILLDEPTNDLDVETLGSLENALENFPGCAVVISHDRWFLDRTCTHILAWEGNVEEGKWFWFEGNFEAYEANKIERLGADAARPHRVTHRKLTRD, encoded by the coding sequence GTGGCTGAGTTCATCTACACCATGAAGAAGGTGCGCAAGGCGCACGGCGACAAGGTCATCCTCGACGACGTCACCATGTCCTTCTACCCGGGCGCCAAGATCGGCGTCGTCGGTCCCAACGGTGCAGGTAAGTCGTCGATCCTGAAGATCATGGCGGGCCTCGATCAGCCGTCGAACGGTGAGGCCTTTCTCGACCCGGACGCCACCGTCGGCATCCTGCTCCAGGAGCCCCCGCTCAACGAGGAGAAGACGGTCAAGGAGAACGTCGAAGAGGGCATGGGCGAGATCAAGGTGAAGCTCGACCGCTTCAACGAGATCGCCGAACAGCTCGCGACCGACTACTCCGACGAGCTGATGGAGGAGATGGGCAAGCTCCAGGAAGACCTGGACAACAACGACGCCTGGGACCTCGACTCGCAGCTCGAGCAGGCCATGGACGCCCTGCGCTGTCCGCCCGCCGACTCGCCGGTCACCCACCTCTCCGGTGGTGAGCGCCGCCGCGTCGCGCTGTGCAAGCTGCTGCTGCAGAAGCCCGACCTGCTGCTCCTCGACGAGCCCACCAACCACCTCGACGCCGAGTCGGTGCTGTGGCTCGAGCAGTTCCTCGCCTCCTACCCGGGCGCCGTCCTGGCCGTGACACACGACCGGTACTTCCTCGATCACGTCGCGCAGTGGATCTGTGAGGTCGACCGCGGCAAGCTGCACCCCTACGAGGGCAATTACTCCACGTACCTGGAGAAGAAGGCCGAGCGTCTCGAGGTCCAGGGCAAGAAGGACCAGAAGCTGCAGAAGCGCCTCAAGGAAGAGCTCGCCTGGGTCCGTTCGGGTTCGAAGGCCCGCCAGACCAAGAACAAGGCCCGACTCGCCCGCTACGAGGAGATGGCCGCCGAGGCCGAGAAGACGAGGAAGCTCGACTTCGAAGAGATCCAGATCCCGACGCCGCCGCGCCTCGGCGACGTGGTGGTCGAGGTCTCCCACCTCGACAAGGGCTTCGAGGGCCGTGTCCTCATCAAGGACCTGTCCTTCACGCTGCCGCGCAACGGCATCGTCGGCGTGATCGGCCCCAACGGTGTCGGTAAGACCACGCTGTTCAAGACCATCGTCGGTCTCGAGGAGCCCGACTCGGGCACCGTCAAGGTCGGCGAGACGGTCAAGCTGAGCTACGTCGACCAGACGCGCGCCAACATCGACCCCAAGAAGAACGTGTGGGAGGTCGTCTCCGACGGACTCGACTTCATCGAGGTCGGCCAGAACGAGATGCCGTCGCGCGCCTACGTCAGTGCCTTCGGCTTCAAGGGCCCGGATCAGCAGAAGAAGGCCGAGGTGCTCTCCGGTGGTGAGCGCAACCGCCTGAACCTCGCGCTCACCCTGAAAGAGGGCGGCAACCTGATCCTGCTCGACGAGCCGACCAACGACCTCGACGTCGAGACCCTGGGATCGCTGGAGAACGCGCTCGAGAACTTCCCCGGCTGTGCCGTGGTCATCAGCCACGACCGCTGGTTCCTGGACCGCACCTGTACCCACATCCTGGCGTGGGAGGGCAACGTCGAAGAAGGAAAGTGGTTCTGGTTCGAGGGCAACTTCGAGGCATATGAAGCGAACAAGATCGAGCGACTCGGCGCCGACGCGGCACGCCCGCACCGGGTGACCCACCGCAAACTCACCCGCGATTAA
- a CDS encoding HNH endonuclease — MTHRSHHQTSEVRRLHGGAASPAAGSRSWTRRRVLLLNATYEPLSAVTIRRAVVLILRGRADLVHADESAGAFHSAATEVAVPTVIRLRNYVRVPYRATVPMTRAALMHRDRFRCGYCGKHATTIDHVVPRSRGGAHNWENCVACCASCNHRKADRLLSELGWTLRNRPVAPKGRHWGLIAAVKDIDPAWMQYIDAGAA; from the coding sequence ATGACGCACCGGTCACATCACCAGACGAGCGAGGTGAGGCGGCTGCACGGAGGTGCCGCCTCGCCGGCGGCCGGGTCACGGTCGTGGACGCGCCGCCGGGTGCTGCTGCTCAACGCCACCTATGAGCCCCTGAGCGCGGTCACCATCCGCCGCGCCGTCGTCCTGATCCTGCGTGGCCGCGCCGACCTGGTCCACGCCGACGAATCCGCAGGCGCGTTCCACTCGGCCGCGACGGAGGTCGCGGTGCCGACGGTGATCCGGCTGCGGAACTACGTACGGGTCCCGTACCGCGCGACCGTCCCGATGACCCGCGCGGCGCTGATGCATCGAGACCGGTTCCGGTGCGGATACTGCGGCAAACACGCCACCACCATCGACCACGTCGTGCCGCGCAGTCGGGGCGGGGCGCACAACTGGGAGAACTGCGTCGCCTGCTGTGCGTCGTGCAATCACCGCAAGGCCGACCGCCTGCTCAGCGAGCTCGGCTGGACCCTGCGGAACCGGCCGGTCGCACCGAAAGGCCGGCACTGGGGGCTCATCGCCGCGGTCAAGGACATCGATCCGGCGTGGATGCAGTACATCGACGCCGGGGCTGCCTGA
- a CDS encoding globin has protein sequence MAAVTGESGNSPDPTPRSFYEEIGGAETFHRLTEVFYTEVAKDEVLRPLYPEEDLGPAERRLRMFLEQYWGGPRTYSEERGHPRLRMRHNPYRVGPIERDAWLRCMHTAIASIDDETLDPPHRQALVDYMEMAAQSMMNSPI, from the coding sequence ATGGCGGCTGTGACTGGCGAATCCGGCAACTCCCCCGACCCGACCCCGCGGAGCTTCTACGAGGAGATCGGCGGCGCGGAGACGTTCCATCGGCTCACCGAGGTCTTCTATACCGAGGTGGCCAAGGACGAAGTGCTGCGCCCGCTGTACCCCGAGGAGGATCTCGGCCCCGCCGAGCGACGGCTGCGGATGTTCCTCGAGCAGTACTGGGGTGGTCCGCGGACCTACTCCGAGGAGCGTGGCCATCCGAGGCTGCGCATGCGCCACAACCCCTATCGCGTCGGCCCGATCGAGCGCGACGCCTGGCTGCGGTGCATGCACACCGCGATCGCCTCGATCGACGACGAGACCCTGGACCCACCGCATCGGCAGGCACTCGTCGACTACATGGAGATGGCCGCCCAGTCGATGATGAACTCACCGATCTGA
- a CDS encoding alpha-amylase family glycosyl hydrolase: MTTVSDETPDVVPAEPSDGGQTDGAHTDVPETTGTEGNVSDLSGNTPEIAGDASDAETVDAVSAVPTEDAAAADDPEIDDRATTDAEAADPEVVDPSTTDPDALDDEAIEAEADAELDPDADFVPEVETIAARVEPATVSVPQLDPTDTTWWKSAVFYQIYPRSFCDANGDGVGDLAGVIGKLGYLELLGIDAIWLSPIMTSPMADHGYDVADPRDIDPLFGDLATFDALIAEAHARDIRVTMDLVPNHTSDQHEWFRAALAAGPGSPERDRYIFRDGRGENGDEPPNNWHSIFGGPSWTRVTEADGSPGQWYLHIFAAEQPDLNWENPEVFEDLEKTLRFWLDRGVDGFRIDVAHGMAKPADLPDMDLTKTALLSNDDDDPRFNNYAVHDIHRKIRKVLDEYPGAANVGEIWVNDNERFAEYLRPDELHLGFNFRLAKAPFESEAIREAIENSLDAVLSVSGTPTWTLSNHDVAREVTRYAPAHPATGELDLDRGTRRARAMLVVEMALPGSIFLYNGSELGLPNVDDLPEEALQDPVWERSGHAERGRDGCRVPLPWQGTEPPFGFSSSADTWLPMPESWRSLTAEAQLEDVGSMLSLYRAAIELRYNRPEFAGDSIDWYEAPEGCLAFRRSEGFLICALNAGEVPVPLPPGELLLISSPLVDGMLPPDAAAWLV, from the coding sequence ATGACCACGGTGAGCGATGAGACACCAGATGTTGTCCCCGCCGAGCCATCTGACGGGGGTCAGACCGACGGCGCACACACCGACGTACCGGAGACCACGGGTACCGAGGGCAACGTGAGTGACTTGTCGGGAAACACCCCCGAGATCGCCGGAGACGCATCGGATGCCGAGACCGTCGACGCTGTGAGCGCCGTCCCCACCGAGGACGCCGCGGCAGCCGACGATCCCGAAATCGACGATCGCGCAACCACAGACGCCGAGGCCGCCGACCCGGAAGTCGTCGATCCCTCGACGACCGATCCGGATGCCCTCGATGACGAGGCCATCGAGGCCGAGGCGGATGCCGAACTCGACCCGGACGCCGATTTCGTCCCTGAGGTCGAAACCATCGCGGCACGAGTCGAACCGGCCACCGTGTCGGTGCCCCAGCTGGACCCGACCGACACCACGTGGTGGAAGTCCGCGGTCTTCTACCAGATCTATCCGCGGTCGTTCTGCGACGCGAACGGCGACGGTGTCGGCGATCTCGCCGGTGTCATCGGCAAACTCGGATATCTCGAACTGCTGGGCATCGACGCGATCTGGCTCAGCCCCATCATGACCTCTCCGATGGCAGACCACGGTTACGACGTCGCCGATCCGCGCGACATCGACCCGCTCTTCGGCGATCTCGCCACCTTCGACGCCCTCATCGCCGAGGCCCACGCCCGCGACATCCGGGTGACGATGGACCTCGTCCCCAACCACACCAGCGATCAGCACGAGTGGTTCCGGGCCGCACTCGCCGCCGGCCCGGGCAGTCCGGAACGCGACCGGTACATCTTCCGCGACGGTCGCGGCGAGAACGGCGACGAGCCACCGAACAACTGGCACAGCATCTTCGGCGGGCCGTCGTGGACCCGGGTCACCGAGGCCGACGGCAGCCCCGGACAGTGGTACCTCCACATCTTCGCCGCCGAGCAGCCCGACCTGAACTGGGAGAACCCCGAGGTCTTCGAAGATCTCGAGAAGACACTACGGTTCTGGCTGGATCGCGGGGTCGACGGTTTCCGCATCGACGTCGCGCACGGGATGGCCAAGCCCGCCGACCTGCCCGACATGGACCTGACCAAGACCGCGCTGCTCTCCAACGACGACGACGATCCGCGGTTCAACAACTATGCGGTGCACGACATCCACCGCAAGATCCGCAAGGTCCTCGACGAGTACCCGGGCGCTGCGAACGTCGGCGAGATCTGGGTGAACGACAACGAGCGATTCGCCGAATACCTGCGCCCCGACGAACTGCACCTGGGCTTCAACTTCCGACTCGCCAAGGCCCCTTTCGAATCCGAGGCGATCCGAGAGGCCATCGAGAACTCCCTCGACGCGGTCCTGTCGGTGTCGGGGACGCCCACCTGGACGCTGTCGAACCATGACGTCGCACGCGAGGTGACCCGGTACGCCCCCGCCCATCCCGCGACCGGCGAACTCGATCTCGACCGCGGGACACGCCGTGCCCGGGCGATGCTCGTCGTCGAGATGGCCCTGCCCGGTTCGATCTTCCTCTACAACGGTTCCGAACTCGGCCTGCCCAACGTCGACGATCTGCCCGAAGAGGCCCTCCAGGATCCGGTGTGGGAACGGTCGGGTCACGCCGAACGCGGCCGCGACGGATGTCGGGTTCCGTTGCCGTGGCAGGGTACCGAGCCGCCGTTCGGTTTCAGCTCGTCGGCCGACACCTGGTTGCCGATGCCGGAGTCGTGGCGGTCACTCACCGCCGAGGCACAGCTCGAGGACGTGGGCTCGATGCTGTCGCTGTACCGAGCGGCCATCGAATTACGTTACAACCGACCGGAATTCGCCGGCGACTCGATCGACTGGTACGAGGCACCGGAGGGCTGCCTGGCCTTCCGGCGGTCGGAGGGATTCCTGATCTGCGCACTGAACGCCGGCGAGGTCCCGGTTCCGCTGCCGCCGGGTGAGCTCCTGCTGATCAGTTCGCCGCTGGTTGACGGCATGCTGCCGCCCGACGCCGCCGCCTGGCTGGTCTGA
- a CDS encoding NAD-glutamate dehydrogenase produces MTSLVPDAVNHYFKSRAEGSGADSAAEQVVRHLDVATRRDPGQALVEVAVDEGGAVEIVVVNDDMPMLVEAVLATVEAHDLSIDRMDHPVMPVQRDTDGRLEAIDDGPGAVWESWIFVGGLAGHPGVDPDVLRSDLLEVVFRVGDVDHDAARMRSRMTSCAADLSVAPVRESTGIRNTDRYEYAKLLEWFAGNHFHPLGYTRVGTDGAGDGDERLGVWRTDSINRDFPSVTTRPLLPRASRIFVATGIQRSNFPVLLQVPAFDSHGNYDGEHRFLGTLTSSGLHQTVLDVPVLRTKVHDVLARAGVDEDSFAGQSMIELLQNYPVVEMFASTTDELARRVTEMLDAVATRSLRLFVRTNVDGKTAVALIYLPRDRYNTQSRLALERALMDELHGSALEYTARVSEMPLALLQVLVCIEPGAASELGSVDTGSPAHARMQAALAAAIRGWDERVRELAATLGDRFGPSSSGPELLLRQLPSLSDDYKEIRKPQDALEDLIHVVSLEPGALAVTLDATEERGPGDRHRWRFTLYLCGESATLTDVLPVLHSLGLDVLEEHPYEIRRSDDTVCWAYEFIVQLAAGMSVDLDHADDLEERFTEAFRRIWVAAAEVDDYNELIIRCGLDWRSAAMLRAYGQYLRQCGFSYSTAHVANVLGCHPQITRGLVDLFVASFDPVAADLDRRERVSEQLRADIGTVLSLDADRVVSAFAAVMTATSRTNYFVTDTTGEGFREHRPVISFKLRPREIPQTPEPRPLHEIFVYSPRVEGVHLRFGAVARGGLRWSDRKEDFRTEILGLVKAQAVKNAVIVPLGAKGGFVVKRPPAPTGDAATDRDAQRAEGIACYRQFISGLLDITDNIDRSTGEVIPARGVVRLDSDDTYLVVAADKGTAAFSDIANEMSQSYGFWLGDAFASGGSAGYDHKAMGITARGAWESVKRHFREMGVDTQTQDFTVVGIGDMSGDVFGNGMLLSEHIRLVAAFDHRHIFVDPDPVADRSFTERRRLFELPRSSWADYDTDLIGVGGGVWSRDRKSIPVSAEMAAALGIDEGVDELSPPELIRAILLAPVDLLWNGGIGTYVKASTESHGDVGDKSNDAIRVDGDQVRAKVIGEGGNLGVTERGRIEFDLAGGRINTDALDNSAGVDCSDHEVNIKILLDSAVSGGALDPGDRNPLLESMTDDVADLVLADNISQNSELGFCRTFELTRVEVHARMLDQLSRERGIDLRLEALPQARELRKRFEGELHRGLTSPEFATLMAHVKLEAKSDLLASDLPDNDVFAPRVARYFPQALRETYGEQINSHRLRRQIVTTTLVNDVIDHAGMTHLFRLSEGAGCTTEEGVRAYVVSNRIFGMGEVFESIRHAPAPAEVVDGMMLYARRLLFRASRWLLAFRPQPLALAAEITRYSDRITRLSASVDGWLGESSAKDIADRVRVYVDEGVPDDLARTVAVSLHRFCLLDIIDAAEISDRDPEEVGDLYFAVMEHFGLEELLTAVSNLDYGDRWHALARLAVRDDMHGALRALTLKILEVSEPDESSDEKIAEWESSQSNRLSRLRTVLDEIEETGTLDLATLSVAARQLRSVIR; encoded by the coding sequence GTGACCTCACTCGTGCCGGACGCGGTGAACCACTACTTCAAGTCCCGGGCCGAAGGCTCCGGGGCGGACAGCGCCGCCGAGCAGGTGGTGCGTCACCTTGACGTCGCGACCCGGCGCGACCCCGGCCAGGCACTGGTCGAGGTCGCCGTGGACGAGGGCGGCGCGGTCGAGATCGTCGTCGTCAACGACGACATGCCGATGCTCGTGGAGGCGGTGCTGGCGACCGTCGAGGCACACGACCTCTCCATCGACCGCATGGACCATCCGGTCATGCCGGTGCAACGCGACACCGACGGCCGGCTCGAGGCGATCGATGACGGGCCCGGCGCCGTCTGGGAGTCCTGGATCTTCGTCGGCGGGCTCGCCGGACATCCCGGCGTCGACCCGGATGTGCTCCGATCGGACCTCCTCGAGGTCGTGTTCCGGGTGGGCGACGTCGACCACGACGCCGCCCGGATGCGGTCGCGGATGACATCCTGTGCCGCCGACCTGTCGGTGGCACCGGTGCGCGAGTCCACCGGCATCCGCAACACCGACCGCTACGAGTACGCCAAACTCCTCGAATGGTTCGCCGGGAACCATTTCCACCCCCTCGGCTACACCCGGGTGGGCACCGACGGCGCCGGGGACGGCGACGAGCGGCTCGGTGTCTGGCGCACCGACTCCATCAACCGGGACTTCCCGTCGGTGACCACGCGGCCACTGCTCCCACGAGCGAGTCGGATCTTCGTCGCCACTGGCATCCAACGGTCGAATTTCCCTGTGCTGCTGCAGGTCCCGGCCTTCGATTCGCACGGCAACTACGACGGTGAGCACCGGTTCCTCGGCACGCTGACCTCCTCCGGTCTGCACCAGACCGTGCTCGACGTCCCGGTCCTGCGTACCAAGGTGCACGATGTGCTCGCGCGGGCAGGTGTCGACGAGGACTCCTTCGCTGGGCAGTCCATGATCGAGCTGTTGCAGAACTATCCGGTGGTGGAGATGTTCGCCTCCACCACCGACGAGCTCGCCCGTCGCGTCACCGAGATGCTCGACGCGGTCGCGACCCGCTCGCTGCGGCTGTTCGTGCGGACCAACGTCGACGGCAAAACCGCGGTCGCCCTCATCTACCTACCGCGGGATCGCTACAACACCCAGAGTCGACTCGCCCTCGAACGTGCCCTCATGGACGAATTGCACGGCAGCGCACTCGAATACACGGCTCGTGTGAGCGAGATGCCGCTCGCCCTCCTCCAGGTGCTGGTCTGTATCGAACCGGGCGCCGCATCCGAACTGGGATCGGTGGACACCGGGTCGCCCGCGCATGCCCGGATGCAGGCGGCTCTCGCGGCGGCGATCCGTGGCTGGGACGAACGTGTCCGGGAACTCGCCGCGACCCTCGGCGACCGGTTCGGGCCGTCTTCCAGCGGTCCGGAGCTCCTTCTGCGACAACTACCCTCACTCTCCGACGACTACAAGGAGATCCGCAAACCCCAGGACGCCCTCGAGGACCTGATCCACGTCGTCTCCCTCGAACCGGGCGCGCTCGCGGTGACACTCGACGCCACCGAGGAGCGCGGGCCGGGCGACCGCCACCGCTGGCGGTTCACCCTCTACCTGTGTGGGGAATCGGCGACCCTCACCGACGTCCTGCCGGTGCTGCACAGTCTAGGCCTCGACGTTCTCGAAGAGCATCCGTACGAGATCCGGCGATCCGACGACACCGTCTGCTGGGCCTACGAGTTCATCGTGCAACTCGCCGCCGGGATGTCGGTGGACCTCGACCATGCCGACGACCTCGAGGAGCGCTTCACGGAGGCGTTCCGTCGGATCTGGGTCGCCGCAGCAGAAGTCGACGACTACAACGAGCTGATCATCCGCTGCGGCCTGGACTGGCGATCGGCGGCCATGCTGCGTGCCTACGGGCAGTACCTGAGGCAGTGCGGATTCTCCTACAGCACAGCCCATGTCGCGAACGTGCTGGGTTGTCATCCACAGATCACCCGCGGGCTGGTCGATCTGTTCGTGGCGTCTTTCGACCCGGTCGCCGCCGATCTCGACCGGCGCGAGCGGGTGAGCGAGCAACTCCGGGCCGACATCGGCACGGTGCTGAGTCTCGACGCCGATCGCGTCGTGTCGGCCTTCGCGGCCGTCATGACGGCGACGTCACGGACCAACTACTTCGTGACGGACACAACCGGTGAAGGGTTTCGCGAGCATCGTCCGGTGATCTCGTTCAAGCTCCGGCCCCGCGAGATCCCGCAGACCCCCGAACCCCGTCCGCTGCACGAGATCTTCGTGTACTCGCCTCGGGTCGAGGGCGTCCACCTGCGGTTCGGTGCGGTGGCGCGCGGTGGGCTGCGCTGGTCGGATCGCAAGGAGGATTTCCGTACCGAGATCCTCGGCCTGGTGAAGGCTCAGGCCGTCAAGAACGCCGTCATCGTCCCCCTCGGCGCGAAGGGCGGATTCGTCGTCAAACGCCCGCCGGCGCCGACCGGGGACGCCGCAACCGACCGGGATGCGCAGCGCGCGGAGGGGATCGCCTGTTACCGACAGTTCATCTCGGGTCTGCTCGACATCACCGACAACATCGACCGCTCGACCGGCGAGGTCATCCCGGCACGGGGTGTGGTCCGGCTCGACTCCGACGACACCTACCTGGTCGTCGCGGCCGACAAGGGCACCGCGGCGTTCTCCGACATCGCCAACGAGATGTCACAGTCATACGGCTTCTGGCTCGGTGACGCGTTCGCCTCGGGCGGTTCGGCCGGTTACGACCACAAGGCCATGGGCATCACCGCGCGCGGTGCCTGGGAATCGGTCAAACGGCATTTCCGGGAGATGGGCGTCGACACCCAGACGCAGGACTTCACGGTCGTCGGAATCGGCGACATGAGCGGGGACGTGTTCGGCAACGGCATGCTGCTCAGCGAGCACATCCGGCTCGTCGCCGCCTTCGATCACCGGCACATCTTCGTCGACCCGGACCCGGTCGCGGACCGATCCTTCACCGAACGCCGCAGGTTGTTCGAGCTGCCGCGATCGTCGTGGGCCGACTACGACACCGATCTGATCGGCGTGGGCGGCGGGGTGTGGTCCCGCGACCGCAAGTCGATCCCCGTCAGTGCGGAGATGGCGGCCGCACTCGGCATCGACGAGGGCGTCGACGAGCTCTCGCCGCCCGAACTGATCCGCGCGATCCTGCTCGCGCCGGTCGACCTGCTGTGGAACGGCGGGATCGGCACCTACGTCAAGGCGTCGACGGAATCCCACGGGGACGTCGGCGACAAGTCGAACGACGCGATCCGCGTCGACGGTGATCAGGTGCGGGCCAAGGTGATCGGAGAGGGCGGCAACCTCGGGGTCACCGAGCGCGGCCGGATCGAGTTCGATCTCGCGGGCGGCCGGATCAACACCGACGCGCTCGACAACTCGGCAGGCGTCGACTGCTCGGACCACGAGGTCAACATCAAGATCCTGCTCGACTCGGCGGTGTCGGGCGGTGCGCTCGATCCCGGCGACCGGAACCCGCTGCTCGAATCGATGACCGACGACGTCGCCGACCTCGTTCTCGCCGACAACATCTCGCAGAACTCGGAGCTGGGGTTCTGCCGCACCTTCGAGCTGACCCGCGTCGAGGTGCACGCACGGATGCTCGACCAGCTCTCCCGCGAACGCGGCATCGACCTTCGGCTCGAAGCCCTTCCGCAAGCGCGGGAGCTCCGCAAGCGGTTCGAGGGGGAGCTGCACCGCGGACTCACCTCACCGGAGTTCGCGACCCTGATGGCGCACGTCAAACTCGAGGCGAAGTCGGACCTGCTGGCCAGCGACCTCCCCGACAACGACGTTTTCGCCCCACGCGTCGCCCGCTACTTCCCGCAAGCCCTGCGCGAGACGTACGGCGAGCAGATCAACTCCCACCGGCTGCGACGGCAGATCGTCACGACGACCCTCGTCAACGACGTCATCGATCACGCCGGGATGACGCACTTGTTCCGGTTGAGCGAGGGCGCGGGGTGCACAACCGAAGAAGGTGTCCGCGCCTACGTCGTGTCCAACAGGATCTTCGGCATGGGCGAGGTCTTCGAGAGCATCCGGCACGCACCGGCACCGGCCGAGGTCGTCGACGGGATGATGCTCTATGCCCGCCGGCTGCTGTTCCGGGCGTCGCGGTGGCTGCTCGCGTTCCGTCCGCAGCCGCTCGCCCTGGCTGCCGAGATCACCCGCTACTCCGATCGAATCACCCGGTTGTCCGCGTCCGTCGACGGGTGGCTGGGGGAGAGCTCCGCGAAGGACATCGCCGACCGGGTGCGCGTGTATGTCGACGAGGGGGTCCCCGACGACCTCGCCCGGACGGTAGCCGTCAGCCTGCACCGGTTCTGCCTGCTCGACATCATCGACGCCGCGGAGATCTCCGACCGCGATCCCGAAGAGGTCGGCGACCTCTACTTCGCGGTGATGGAACACTTCGGACTCGAGGAACTGCTCACCGCGGTGTCGAACCTGGACTACGGCGACCGCTGGCACGCGCTCGCCCGGCTGGCGGTTCGCGACGACATGCACGGCGCGCTACGGGCGCTCACCCTCAAGATCCTCGAGGTCAGCGAACCCGACGAGTCGAGCGACGAGAAGATCGCCGAATGGGAATCCTCCCAGTCGAACCGGCTCAGTCGCCTGCGCACCGTTCTCGATGAGATCGAGGAGACCGGGACCCTCGACCTCGCGACACTGTCGGTCGCTGCACGGCAACTCCGGAGTGTGATTCGCTGA